One window of the Ciona intestinalis unplaced genomic scaffold, KH HT000174.2, whole genome shotgun sequence genome contains the following:
- the LOC100178826 gene encoding solute carrier organic anion transporter family member 4C1 has translation MRECSSTEVETKPTATTCCNKVRWYLVVHCLLAIASTVVSAGITNINVSTLETRFSLDSAESALIVICFDISFCVVTVFVTYFGATANRPRIVGIGSAIFGLGSLVYALPHFISPLYDYGDELPSVICNSTSQLDCTLEPNNELKKFMYVLLAGQLLLGCGSTPLYTLGLAYIEGNVAKNSASVYLGIANAAGIVGPVLGFVLGGLFLDVYVDVDQVSRDSVNLTPSDPRWVGAWWIAPLAIAGVCFLLVIPFCTFPKTIPGSEEFRLNRKSEVHRSVYAKDINQNVCFKEKVRNFHKALFLLLRNPTYTLLTLGGCSQMLIINGVSAFLAKVIENQFNITASRSALFSGVILVPAGVFGHLIGGFLVKRFQWKTPAIIKFCAATAFFVTALSPGVLMHCESVQTTGVLIPYSYSGNESHESFSLDLNSECNSNCSCSQEFFSPVCGSDGKNYFSGCHAGCTNRQTVNQSKIFVNCSCIPASNDEFGQTATPGGCPTTCSKLPAWLAIAFLMVFFTFIAVTPALVVTFRIVPESLRSFGLGIQWLFLRGLGGIPGPFLYGSFIDSICILWQMDDCDGSRGSCWVYDNQGLAVRFMAITLAGHFFGGIFYLLSWWFYKGPPTSGVPSSTLPLDDAPEACSPRAASFSNIAFVPEA, from the exons ATGAGAGAATGTAGCTCTACAGAAGTTGAGACGAAACCAACAGCGACGACGTGTTGCAACAAAGTTAGATGGTATCTTGTGGTTCATTGCCTTTTGGCCATCGCATCAA CTGTAGTTTCTGCCGGGATAACGAATATTAACGTGAGTACGCTGGAAACACGATTTTCACTGGACAGTGCCGAGTCAGCATTGATTGTGATATGCTTTGACATATCTTTCTGCGTGGTTACCGTTTTTGTGACCTATTTCGGAGCAACCGCAAATAGACCGAGAATAGTAGGAATTGGAAGCGCGATTTTTGGGCTGGGGTCACTCGTGTACGCTTTACCACATTTCATTTCACCATTGTATGACTACGGGGACGAATTACCGTCCG TGATTTGTAACTCAACAAGTCAGCTAGATTGCACCTTGGAGCCAAATAATGAACTCAAAAAGTTCATGTACGTATTACTTGCGGGACAACTTTTATTGGGCTGCGGAAGTACACCCTTGTATACATTAGGCTTGGCATATATTGAGGGAAACGTAGCAAAGAATTCGGCTTCAGTATATTTAG GTATTGCAAATGCGGCTGGCATAGTTGGTCCGGTATTGGGTTTCGTTCTCGGCGGTTTATTCCTGGATGTATACGTAGATGTGGATCAAGTTTCAAGAGACAG CGTCAATCTAACACCATCTGATCCACGTTGGGTGGGAGCTTGGTGGATTGCCCCGCTCGCTATTGCTGGTGTGTGTTTCTTGCTGGTTATCCCATTTTGCACATTCCCTAAAACGATACCAG gTTCCGAGGAATTTCGCTTAAACCGTAAATCGGAGGTCCATCGGTCAGTTTATGCAAAAGACATCAACCAGAACGTTTGTTTCAAAGAAAAAGTCCGGAATTTTCACAAAGCTTTGTTTTTGCTGCTTCGAAATCCGACCTATACTCTACTGACACTTGGCGGATGCAGCCAAATGCTGATTATCAACGGGGTGTCCGCGTTTCTCGCCAAAGTTATTGAGAATCAGTTTAACATTACTGCGAGCCGATCAGCATTGTTTTCAG gcGTAATTCTTGTCCCTGCCGGTGTATTCGGACACCTAATTGGAGGTTTTCTCGTCAAGCGTTTCCAATGGAAAACTCCAgctattataaaattttgcgCAGCAACAGCTTTTTTTGTGACTGCTCTAAGCCCAGGCGTCTTGATGCATTGCGAAAGTGTTCAAACCACTGGAGTTCTCATACCATACAG TTATTCCGGAAATGAATCTCACGAAAGTTTTTCACTGGATTTGAACTCTGAATGTAATTCAAACTGTTCGTGTTCGCAAGAATTCTTTTCCCCAGTTTGTGGAAGCGACGGAAAGAATTATTTCTCTGGCTGTCATGCTGGCTGCACGAATAGacaaactgtcaatcaaagcaAG atatttGTAAACTGTTCATGCATCCCTGCAAGTAACGATGAATTTGGACAAACAGCGACACCTGGTGGGTGTCCTACAACATGTAGCAAACTACCCGCTTGGTTAGCGATTGCATTTCTGATGGTATTCTTCACATTTATTGCAGTAACTCCTGCATTGGTGGTAACATTTCG GATAGTACCGGAATCTTTGCGATCTTTTGGCCTTGGTATCCAGTGGTTATTCCTTCGAGGTCTTGGTGGAATCCCAGGTCCTTTTCTCTATGGAAGCTTCATTGATTCAATCTGCATATTATGGCAGATGGACGACTGTGATGGGAGCAGAGGGTCGTGCTGGGTTTACGACAACCAAGGGTTGGCAGTTCGGTTTATGGCGATCA CACTCGCGGGTCACTTTTTTGGTGGGATATTTTACCTTCTCTCATGGTGGTTCTACAAAGGGCCCCCAACGTCAGGCGTTCCTAGTAGCACCCTACCACTAGATGACGCACCTGAGGCCTGTTCGCCTCGAGCTGCTTCCTTTTCAAACATAGCGTTTGTACCAGAAGCATag